Genomic DNA from Phyllostomus discolor isolate MPI-MPIP mPhyDis1 chromosome 12, mPhyDis1.pri.v3, whole genome shotgun sequence:
ATAAGCTACCTGGGATGTCCCAAGATTGCTTTAACCACCTCTGGGTGTCTCAGCTAGGAAAGCCTGCCTCAGTTCCGCCTGGAAGTCCACCACAGGtacttgctgctgctgctgctgctgctgggatcGCCTCGGGTACAGCTGACACCTGTCACAAGAGCACAACACAAATGCATGAAAGGCGCTCGCTCACACAGGTAACCCTAAAAGCAAGCCGAGACCCTTACATGTAAGGGGATCTCCCGTCAGGGTCCAAGCACGGCATCACCTTATACAGACACTAGAACAGAAAATGGGAGTCTCTGCACACAGGAAACCAAGGGATACTTACCCATCTCAGGGATACTACCAACCAAGTAGAAAAAAAACCAGGAGCTTTTCCTGCGGAAGTACTATCAgtagccccacccccaccacttccTTTCTGATCTCCTCATCTGGAGCAAGTCTTAATCCTAGCAAGGGCTGTGGTCCTACTGATGGGAGTCTTTGTTATTCATGGCGGCCGCAATCACACCTGAGTTAATGTAAACAGATGAGGAAAGGAGTTTTCCAGTACCCAAAGACCAATCAAGAAGTTCTAGGGCTGGGGCCGAGCCTGAGCTCCTTAGAAGGGAGGGGCCTGAAACTGTGGATCCTCCTCTGCAGGGACTGTGCTCTTCGGGTCAAATCTAAGCCTGCACCTAACCTACTCTAGGAAGGAAGAGTCAGACAGAAAGGTATTGCTCATGCCTTTCAACTTTCCCCTTGCCACTGCTGAACCATTAAATCTTTGCTTGGGCAATCTCAGTTCTAACCCTTTCATTCCTAAATAGAAACTCTCTTTAGAATCCACAAGGTTCTAAACAGTGCTGTATcctccatgcccccccccccattttctttcttcttgaaattCTTATTGCAGTATACCTCCTGGGTTTAACCTGAAACCCAACTGAAGACTGAGGATAAGACTGAGAAAGTAAGACTCATTCCATAAagcatttactttataaaatgcaGAGTATACACTTAGGAAGACATTTGAAGGGGGGCATAAAATAGAGTCACAAAACTCTCCAGCCCAATTTCCAATTTCTCTCAAACTCACAGTACGTCGGGAAATAGGGAAAACATTCCCCAGGCCCAAAGAGTAAGAAATGATTGGGTGTTGTATGTATTGGCAGACAGAATACCATCAACTCTAGGGAATTATCAATGAGCTTCTATTAGCATTACTGTTGGTCTGTGGGGTTATTTTTGTCTGCATAttgctttgggttttgttttgatgCCATGTAGGATAAAGGCtctaagaaaacaaatatgatTGAAACTTCACCCACTAACAAATATCCTCCCCCATAAGATACCCTCCCCTCAACAATCTCTAAGCCACCTCAAGATATTTTTGGAGATTCTGGAAGGGAGATGgcactttttaaaactctgagGTTTTACGAAAGACTAGAGGGAAAATGCTATTACAACAACATTAAAGGAAACAGGCAAATAGTAAAAAGACCAATATACATAGGTAAttcagttttgctttgtttttggaaTGGGATAATAATATTAGTCTTCAAACTGGTACCCAGGCAATTCCTCAGGAATACTGAGATTCCTAGTACCTatgttttgggaaaagacaggaaTGAGGATGAAAATGCACACTCAGACTATAATTAGTCTAAGTATCTCAATCCTGAGGATGCTGAGCATACACACCATTAGGGAGAGCTTAGAGAACTTCAACACGCTCCTTATCTGTTCCTGTAACTACTCTTTACACTACTTCCACCACTGAAACCTCTCCTCAGATCCTCCTCCAAGTCAGCACCCTGTATGTGAATCTAATACTGCAGACTGTAGATCAAGAAGATGAAGTTATTTCTTGAAAACAACAAAGTTTCCCCACACGTGGACAAAGTGGCCATACCTAAAACAGGCTGAAAAAGGATGTGATGACATCACCTGTCCACACTGAAGCTGCATAGTATGAAGGATCTAACAAAATGTAACAAATAGGATGGGATCTTTACCCACTAACAAAATATCTCCCCCAGTGGACCCTCCCTACAATACCTCTCCTACAGTAATTATCTCAAGGTATTTGTAGAGATTAGGGacattggcattttttaaaactctaaagttacagccttggctggtgtggctctatggattgagtgccggcctgcaaactgaaaggttgcagttttgatccccagtcagggcacatgcctgggttgtgggc
This window encodes:
- the SNURF gene encoding SNRPN upstream reading frame protein translates to MERARDRLHLRRTTEQHIPEVEVQVKRRRTASLSNQECQLYPRRSQQQQQQQQVPVVDFQAELRQAFLAETPRGG